One part of the Truepera radiovictrix DSM 17093 genome encodes these proteins:
- a CDS encoding MraY family glycosyltransferase: MRATLLLYLPAVLLTFLLALLCVAALSPLVARAARRVGAVQQGGGRRVHEGAVPNIGGLAIFTGFMLALIVGGALQPELIGALRLELLAIILGAALMTLLGLFDDLWELSPVLRLAGQFVAAGILVANGVTIDFITNYFDPTASPYHYLGVPLSVGVTLLWVVGFTNAFNFIDGLDGLSSGIAAISSLALLAVAVQLPDRGAAVLLLAALAGAALGFLRHNYNPAKLIMGDSGAYLLGFVLAAASVLGALKVTAAVTVAAPVLILGLPVLNLTQVTLRRLSRGVNPATARNDHLHDLIRLRSGSKRLTVLILWGAALVLATGGLTLSQTPPQLIYLTIAVTVLLIASACWLRLRELGRAEPAREPSAQP, translated from the coding sequence GTGCGCGCCACGCTCCTGCTCTACCTGCCCGCCGTGCTGCTCACCTTTTTGCTCGCGCTGCTTTGCGTCGCGGCGCTGTCGCCGCTCGTGGCGCGCGCTGCTAGGCGCGTCGGGGCGGTGCAGCAAGGCGGCGGTCGGCGCGTCCACGAGGGGGCGGTCCCCAACATCGGCGGGCTGGCGATCTTCACCGGCTTTATGCTCGCCCTGATTGTCGGCGGGGCGCTCCAACCGGAGCTCATCGGCGCCCTTCGCCTCGAACTCTTGGCCATCATTTTGGGCGCCGCGCTGATGACGCTCTTGGGGCTTTTCGACGACCTCTGGGAGCTCTCGCCCGTACTGCGCCTCGCGGGGCAGTTTGTGGCGGCGGGGATCCTGGTCGCCAACGGCGTGACGATCGACTTTATCACCAACTACTTCGACCCCACCGCCTCCCCGTATCACTACCTCGGCGTACCGCTGTCGGTCGGTGTGACGCTGCTCTGGGTCGTGGGTTTTACCAACGCTTTCAACTTTATCGACGGGCTCGACGGGCTCTCGTCGGGGATCGCCGCGATTTCAAGCCTCGCCCTTTTGGCCGTCGCCGTGCAGCTCCCCGACCGCGGGGCGGCGGTGCTGCTCTTGGCGGCGCTCGCGGGCGCGGCGCTCGGCTTTTTGCGCCACAACTACAACCCCGCCAAGCTCATCATGGGCGACTCGGGGGCCTACTTGCTCGGTTTCGTGCTGGCCGCGGCGAGCGTCCTGGGGGCGCTGAAAGTCACCGCAGCGGTCACCGTCGCCGCGCCCGTGTTGATCCTCGGGCTGCCTGTACTCAACCTCACCCAGGTGACGCTGCGCCGCCTGTCGCGCGGGGTCAACCCGGCAACGGCGCGTAACGACCACCTGCACGACCTCATCCGGTTGCGGAGCGGGTCGAAGCGGCTGACGGTGTTGATCCTCTGGGGGGCGGCGCTCGTCTTGGCGACGGGGGGGTTGACCCTGTCCCAGACGCCGCCGCAGCTCATCTACCTGACGATCGCGGTGACCGTGCTGCTGATTGCCAGCGCCTGCTGGTTGCGGCTGCGCGAGCTCGGGCGCGCCGAGCCTGCGCGCGAGCCGTCGGCCCAGCCGTGA